In a genomic window of Strongyloides ratti genome assembly S_ratti_ED321, scaffold srae_chrx_scaffold0000006:
- a CDS encoding Reverse transcriptase domain and Zinc finger,CCHC-type domain and Aspartic peptidase domain-containing protein produces MDNLVKDKYYHFIVDFEHFENSILAIERVAESALAKKEEYEKMQSIKDRLMCQMGSRLDLYDFIRDYKELTHMFFNDLVMKFKDGIRKKQLKEEANRKNGFKEKSKNIKCYHCQITGHVANKCIRKRQGMPQGDYSRKQIQIRENEVKRVKDDEEVFLTNSRVQGIRYPRICTPLFINGIKLNAILDGGSDINIINNKIVESIGLKVSNEIIEISTIAGVETVNKVEEPVMMQIRDKNRLTNERNLLYSEPTPNNYETGTFSLKTTKRQECNLILENFVEMSDHFKKELADNYGSIISKDAYDVGKGFGTARPQEYFPINPVPDYKIYSRNYPLPGEYETIQRMVKEGILIPTKTLEVCNHFLINKPNTSKKRLILDCRPINRATRKFWGENRRTTDLINSFRTLKYASCVDLKAGYYQINLAKEDIHKYNLKFMGQRFTFTKLPQGSMNAPIIYQQQMEDLLESLRLKIDNQKHSTLFIWMMY; encoded by the exons ATGGATAATTTAGTCAAggataaatattatcattttattgtaGACTTTGAACATTTTGAGAATTCAATATTGGCAATTGAAAGAGTAGCTGAATCTGCTTTGGCAAAGAAAGAAGAATACGAGAAGATGCAATCTATAAAAGATCGTTTAATGTGTCAGATGGGAAGCAGACTGGATCTTTATGATTTTATTAGAGATTATAAAGAATTGACTCAtatgttttttaatgatttagTAATGAAATTTAAAGATGGAATTCGAAAGAAACAGTTGAAAGAAGAAGCTAATAGAAAAAATGGGTTTAAGGAAAagagtaaaaatattaagtgCTACCATTGTCAAATAACGGGTCATGTAgcaaataaatgtataagGAAAAGGCAAGGAATGCCCCAAGGGGATTATTCTAGAAAACAAATACAAATAAGAGAAAATGAAGTAAAAAGAGTAAAGGATGATGAAGAAGTTTTCTTAACTAATAGTAGAGTGCAAGGAATACGATATCCTAGAATTTGTACacctttatttattaatggaATTAAGTTAAATGCTATCTTAGATGGAGGTTCAGatatcaatattataaataacaaaatagtAGAATCAATAGGATTAAAAGTATCAAATGAAATTATTGAGATTTCTACGATCGCTGGAGTAGAAACTGTGAATAAGGTAGAAGAACCTGTAATGATGCAAATTAGGgataaaaatagattaaCTAATGAAAGAAATTTGTTATATTCAGAACCAACTCCAAACA ATTATGAAACAGGAACTTTCTCCTTGAAGACTACTAAAAGACAAGAATGTAAtcttattttagaaaattttgttGAGATGAGCgatcattttaaaaaggaATTGGCTGATAATTATGGAAGTATCATTTCAAAAGATGCATATGATGTAGGCAAAGGATTTGGAACGGCTCGTCCTCAAGAATATTTTCCTATAAATCCAGTACcagattataaaatatatagcCGTAATTATCCTTTACCAGGGGAATATGAAACCATACAAAGAATGGTAAAAGAAGGAATTTTGATACCTACTAAGACTTTAGAAGTGTGTAatcattttctaataaataaacCAAATACTTCTAAAAAAAGGTTAATATTGGATTGTAGGCCTATAAATAGAGCAACTAGAAAATTTTGGGGTGAAAATCGAAGAACTACtgatttaattaattcttttagAACGTTAAAGTACGCTTCATGTGTGGATTTAAAGGCAGgatattatcaaataaatttagcAAAGGAagatatacataaatataatttaaagtttatgGGACAAAGATTTACTTTTACAAAACTTCCGCAAGGATCTATGAATGCTCCAATAATATATCAACAACAAATGGAGGATCTATTAGAGTCTTTAAGATTGAAAATTGATAATCAAAAACATTCTACATTGTTTATTTGGATGATGTATTGA